ATAAAAAATTGGCATTCCAGGAGTGTCGGATATTGACCCCTTCATAAACACCCTCCCGTATCTGCTGACGCTCCAAACCATAGTGCTCCACATAATTAACAGCCTCAAGCAGACTGAACGCAACAAGGCTCTGACCCAGATAAAAAAACAGAGCAGTCCAGCCCCAGAGCAGTGTCAGCCCCAGGCCCAAACCGCCTGAGTAAACAAAATACTGCAACATGCGGTTCTTGACGCTCCAAACCGACTGTTCGCGTTTCTTTAAGCGCTGCCCTTCAATTCCCCAGGCACTTTTCCAGGAGCCCAAAACTGAACGGAAATAAAAACGATAGACGGTTTCTCCCAAACGGGCGCTGGCAGGATCTTCTGGAGTAGCGACTCGGCGGTGATGCCCATAGAGATGTTCGATATAAAAATGCAGGTAGCAGACAGGCAAAAGCAAAGCCTGACCTAAAAAACGCTCCCAACGATTGACCTTGTGAATCAGTTCATGGGCCAGGGTAATGCCCAAGCCACCGGTACAAATACCCACAGACAGCGTAAAGCCGATCTGTTCCCAAAGTGGCCAGTCACGGTGGCTCAGTAACCAGGCTCCCCCAAGAATCAGAGCATATTGGATCGGAACCTGTAGCCAGGTCATCAGCCGGAAACTGAGGCTATTAAGCAGGGCTTCGCTCTCTTCCGGGCTGGGATTGTGCAGATAATGGCCCAAAATCAAATCCAAAACAGGAATCAGACCAAAGACAAACAAGGGAACGGCAAACTGAGCCACGCCTCCCTGTTGGGCTCCCCACACCACCAGCAAGGGAATAATATAACCCACCCCAAAAGATAATGGCGCAAGCGATCGGTTCGATTTTAAGGATATTTGCATAGACACCCCCCATTGCTTTCTCCAATTATCGCCTTGAAAGCCTAAAAAATTGCTTTTAACTCAAGCATTTAATCTGCGCTAAAATAGAAACCAAATACCCTCTCGCAAAGAAAACAAGATGGCACCCGTGATCGAAACCCACCAATTGTGCAAACGCTACGGAAAACTTCAGGCCGTAGACAAGGTTTCCATGTCTGTTGAAAAAGGAGAAATTTACGGCTTCCTGGGTTTAAATGGGGCAGGCAAAACCACCTTGATTCGCATTCTTTTGGGCCTGATTCGCCCCACTTCAGGCTCCGCATTCTTGAAAGGTCTCCCGGTGAAAGCCAGTCAAAATGAGCTGTGGCAAAAAATCGGCTATCTGGTTGAGACGCCTGCCGCCTATCCTGAACTGAGTGTCAGGGATAATCTCGAAATCAGCCGACGGTTGAGAGGAATCTCCGATGCACACGCCGTAGAGGCCGTGATCGCCCAGTTGAACCTGACCCCCTATCGGAATCAACTGGCCCGACACCTTTCCCTGGGCAATGCCCAACGCCTGGGAATTGCCAAGGCCCTGATTCACCAACCTGAAATTCTGATTCTGGATGAACCCAGCAATGGACTGGATCCTGCCGGAATGGTTGAAATTCGCCAGCTCTTACATCAACTGGCTTACGAGCAAGGAGTCACTGTCTTGATTTCAAGTCATCTCTTGGGCGAGATTGCCAAGTTTGCAACCCGCATCGGCATGATTCACCAGGGACAGCTGCTACAGGAATTCAATCTCCACACGGGAACACCTTTTCAGACACGTAAACTGGTTATTCGTGTCAGAGAGCCCGAAAGAGCCCGTGCCCTTCTTGCCAGCAAAGGATTTTCAGCACTCCTGAACCCAACGGGAGAGCTGGAAATCAGTGACCCCCTCGCTCTTGAACAGGCCGAAATGCTCAATAGCTGGCTGGTTCAAGCAGATTGCCCCCCTTCACGGCTGAATCTGGAAGAAGAAGATCTGGAAGCCTATTTTTTGCGTATGATTCAACGCTGGAGCACAGCATGAACATACTTTACGCAGCCCTGTGGACAGAGGGCTTAAAAATCCGCAAAGCCAAAATTTTTATGCTCAGCCTGCTGGCCTTCGCCTTGATCGCGCTGATGCTCGCGCTACTGGTTCTGATCGCTCGTTATCCAGAAATTGCAGGACGCTCTTCGACCCTGGAAGCCAAAGCTTCGCTCTTGGGAAAAGCCGATTGGCCCTCTTTCTTGAGCCTCTTGATTCAAATCATTCTTTCCCTGGGCACGCTCGGATTTGGCATTATCACCAGCTGGGTTTTTGGACGCGAAATTTCTGATCGCACCCTGAAAGATCTTCTCGCCCTGCCAACGCCCCGCGCGACAATCGTGCTGGCAAAATTACTTGCTTGCGCTTTTTGGGGGAGCCTATTGGCCCTGACCCTGTGGGGGGTCGCCCTGCTGGCGGGTCTCGCCTTTCAAATCCCCGGCTGGTCTACAGCAAGGCCCCTTGAAACGGGGCAGATCTATGCAAAGGCCAGCCTGCTCACGCTTCTGCTCTGCACGCCCGTGGCTTGGTTCGCCAGTTTTGGCAGGGGCTATCTGCTCGCCATCAGCTATGTGATTCTGACCCTGGTCATGACCCAATTGATAGCGGTCGGCGCCCCCGGCCTGATGCCTTATTTTCCCTGGGCTTTTCCAGCGCTTGTGAGTGGGGTTGCAGGCAGTGCCATACCGCCTGCCAACCTCTGGAGTGTTCTGATCTTTGTTGGCACCGTGCTGGGGGGAGGGCTCGGAACCGCTGGCTGGTGGCAATGGACAGATCAAAACTGAAGCAGCCAGCAAAAAACCTGGCAACAGATGCTGCCAGGCCTTTATAAATAGAAAGACTAGGGTTGAATACGGTAAATCGTGCGGGGGAAAGGACTGGTTTCACGCACATGCTCAACGCCTGAGATCCAGGCAGTCAGGCGTTCAATGCCCAAGCCAAAGCCGCCATGCGGCACAGAACCATATTTGCGCAAATCAAGGTACCAGCTAAAGGCATCCATCGGCAAATCATGTTCCTGAATACGCTGAACCAGCAGATCGTAATCATCAATGCGCTGGCCGCCGCCAATAATTTCACCATAGCCATCAGGCGCGATTAAATCTGCTCCCAAAGCCACTTCAGGCCGCTCGGGATCGGGTTTCATATAAAAGGCTTTGATCGCACTCGGAAAGCGGTGAACAAATACGGGCTTTTCAAAATGGTCGCCCAGAATCGTCTCATCGGGAGCGCCCAAATCATCACCCCATTGAATTTCAGAACCCTTTTCCTGCAACAGTTTCACGGCATCGTCATAGGAGATTTTGGGAAAAGGGGCGGTAATACTTTCAAGTTTTGAAAGATCGCGCTCCAGAATTTTCAGTTCCTGACCTCGCTTCTGCAAAACACGTTGCACCACATAGGCCACGTATTCTTCCTGCATGGCCAAATTCTCTTCAAAGGTCAGATAAGCCACTTCAGGCTCAATCATCCAGAATTCAGTCAAATGCTTACGGGTTTTGGATTTTTCAGCCCGAAAAGCTGGCCCCAGACAATAGACCTTGCCCAAAGCCAAGGCAGCGGCTTCCATATACAATTGTCCGGTTTGCGAAAGATAGGCCTTATCCTCAAAATAATCAATTTCAAAGAGATTGGTTGTCCCTTCACAGGCATTGGCCGTAATGATTGGCGCATCCACACTGGTAAAGCCACGCTCATCAAAGAAATCACGACTGGCAGACAAAACTTCAGCACGAATCCGCATGACAGCCATTTGAGACGGTGTACGCAGCCAGAGATGGCGATGTTCCAAAAGAAAATCAGGGCCATGTTCTTTCAGACTGATCGGGTATTCACCTTCTACCTTGCTGACGATTTCAATGCCTTGAATGCCCATTTCATAACCACAATAGGGGGCACGGTCATCCTGGCGAACAGAACCCGTAATGATCAGAGAAGATTCCTGGGTCGCAGTTTTTGCGGCTTCCCAAACAGCTTCATCTAACTCTTTTTTAAAGGCAACACACTGAATAAAACCAGTGCCATCACGTAGAATCAAAAAGACGAGTTTACCGCTCTCGCGTTTATTATAGAGCCAACCCCGCAGGGTGACCGTCTGGTCAGGGTATTTATGAATTTGGTCGATCGTGGTGACCGTCATGGTATGCTCCTCAGAATTTCAAATTTAAGCACAGATCATCATACCGTGAAAGCCGGTATTCAGGCCATCTTATCAATCAAGAACCCAATGCTTGCCCATAAAAAAAAGACCCCTTTCCAGGCAGAAAGGGGTCTCGAAAAGAAAGCTTTTAAAGCGTGAATGCCGAATAGACGACTTCTTGCAGGCCTTTTTCCATTTCTTCAGGCGAAACCTTGGAGCGGATACACTCATGTAAATGCTGAGCGACATAGGCTTCACCAAATTTTTTCAGGGCATTATTGGCCGCTTTCAGCAAACGTAAAGTTTTCAGACAATCCTTATCATCACCAGAAGCCAGGGTTTTTTTAATCGCTTCAATTTGCCCTTGGGCGCGATTTAGGCGATGAATCAGTTCAATATTGGGGTTATCCATATTCAGCACGGCCAGCCTTTCTCTCAAGGAATAACTTTAATTAAAGCATACGATACAGGGTATCACAATTGTTTTAAAAATTATTGTTTTAAAAATAGCTGCAGTAATATTCTAAAAAAGAATTGATCTTACATACCATACGGGGTATAATATAATCAAATCCAAAAACACAAACACTTAATTTTCTGTGTTTTATAACTTCTCAAGAAAAGGAATATCAGCGTGGAACTCATACAAATCTTTGGCTATGTAGCCGCCGTTTTCATGGGCGGCGTGCTCGGTCTGATTGGCGGAGGCGGCTCAATTTTAACCGTCCCGATTTTGGTCTATCTCTTCAAAACGCCCCCCGTTCTAGCGACCGCCTATTCACTCTTTATTGTCGGTTTAACCAGTATTTTTGGCATGGCAGGGTATATCAAAGCCCGCCTCGTCAATTTTAAAGTCGGAATTATCTTCTCCATTCCCGCCATGATTGGGGTTTTCAGTTCCCGTAAATTTATCGTACCCGCCATCCCCAAACATCTCTTTCATTTGGGTTCAGTGGACATTACCAAGGATATGGCCATTATGGGCCTCTTCGCCATCATGATGGTACTGGCCTCTTTCTCCATGATCAAATCCAAAAAAGAAAAAGAAGATACGGGTCATGGCGAAGTTTCAGAGCTGAAGAAAATCGTGATGGTTTCTGCCGAAGGCCTGATCGTCGGGATTCTCACTGGTCTGGTCGGCGCAGGCGGCGGTTTTCTGGTCATTCCAGTCCTGGTGATCTTCGCTGGGCTGGATATGAAAGAAGCAGTCGCCACCTCTCTGCTCGTGATCAGTATTAAATCTTTGTTCGGTTTCATGGGAGACCTGGGCGGAGATCGTCAGCTCGATTGGATGTTCCTGGGAGGCTTCTCAGTCTTTACCATAGTAGGTGCCTTGCTGGGAACCTGGGTTTCAAAATTTGTCTCCAGTGAGAAACTCAAACCTGCCTTTGGTTGGTTTGTACTGGTGATGGGTATTTTCGTTCTGCTCAATACCGGCATAAGCGGCGGCCATTAAATCACAAGGCCGAGTAGGGGCGGAAAAAATTAATTTTTCCGCCTCATAGTTCTGTAAAATGATTCCAACTGCAATGCGTCTTAAATTAAATACATGAGGAGTAAGTGAAGATGATATTCAGACAAATGTTTGATGCTGAAAGCTGGACCTATACTTATCTGATTGCCGATGAAGAGACCCGCGAAGCGGCCTTGATCGACAGCGTGCATGAAAAATCAGAACGCGATGCCAAGGTTCTGCAGGAATTGGGACTCAAACTCAAATACCTGCTGGAAACCCATGTGCACGCCGACCATATCACAGGAGTCACCGATCTCAAGCAGACCTTTCCAGGTGCACAATCTGTGGTTTCACAGTATGGCGGCGCTCCCTGTGCGGATATTCAAGCGGATGATGGCTATGTTTTACAGCTCGGAAAGTCTGAAATTAAGGTCATTTCAACCCCCGGACATACTGATGGCTGTGTTTCCTACCTGGTGGATGGAAAAGTGTTTACCGGAGACACCCTTCTGATCCGGGGCTGCGGACGCACCGACTTTCAACAGGGCGATGCGGGCAAACTCTATGATTCCGTTACTCAAAAACTCTTCAGTCTGCCCGATGAAACCCTGGTCTATCCTGCCCACAATTATATTGGTCTGGAAGTAAGCAGTATCGGCGAAGAAAAACGCCTGAACCCCCGTTTGGCCAAGAAAAGCCGCGAAGAGTTCATTGAAATTATGAACAATCTTAAACTTCCCCAGCCTGCTAAAATTATGGAATCGGTTCCCGCCAATCTGAAATGCGGCAATCTGGCTGCATTGAATACTTAGCGCTCACCCAGTTACAGAAATAAACAGGAGTATCACTGCAATGTCTTTTCATCAAATGTTTCTCAAGGATATTTACGAACTCTATCAGGAAAAAAAGTCTGATTATGAGTGGATCGACGTACGCCGCCCCGATGAATGGGAAATCGGAACCATTCCCGGTGTACAACGCATTGTGCTGGATGATTTGCCCGATCATTTCGACAAAATGGACAAATCCCGCACATATATCATGATCTGCCGCAGCGGTGGACGCAGTGGCAGAGCCTGTCATCACATGGCAGAGAACGGTTTTAAAAATCTGATCAATTTTGAAGGGGGCATGCTCAGTTGGTATGCCGCCGGCCATGAGCTTGAAAAATAGTTTTTGAGTATTTAACTCAAAGTAAAAAGGGGGCGGTAATTACCGCCCCTTTAGGTTTTTCCCCTTTTCTCAAAGCTTGGATATACTGAATTTAGAGCAAGTCAAAAGGCTTGCGTTGGGTCTTAAAATATACTATACTGGGTATAGTAAAAACAGGAGTTTAAACTGCAATGGTGATTGAAAACTTTACACCCGTTTCGGCCCTGATTGGGGGAGGACTTGTGGGCAGCGCAGCTGCGTTGCTAATGTTGTTTAATGGCAAAATTGCAGGGATCAGTGGGATAACCAAAGGAATCTTAGCAGAATGCCCCACTCCCCAAGAGCGCTTCTGGCGTATTGCCTTTGTCCTGGGACTGATTGTCGGCGGTTTTGCCATGGTACAGTTTCTACCTGCCGCCACCGCAAAAGTACTCAGCTTGAATCCGATTCAACTGGCCATTGGGGGGCTCCTGGTCGGGGTCGGTACCGCCATGGGCAATGGCTGCACAAGCGGTCACGGTGTCTGCGGTCTGGCACGACGTTCTCCCCGTTCACTGGCCTCGGTGACAACCTTTATGGGAATCGGATTTGTCACGATGTTTTTATTGACACATGTATTCGGAGTGGGGAGATTCTAAACATGAAAATCTATTTAAGCGCCTTTGTTTCAGGCTTGGTTCTGGCAATTGGCCTGGGCATCTCAGGCATGATGAATCCACAAAAAGTCCAGGGATTCCTGGATCTGGCAGGCCGCTGGGACCCCAGTCTGGCGTTGGTCATGGGCGGCGCTTTGGCCGTGACCTTTGTGACCTACCCCCTGATTTTTAAGCGCAAACATCCCATTCTCAGCGAAAGTTTTTCACTGCCCAGCGGCAATAAAATAGATTTTAAGTTGATTGCTGGCGCCGCTCTCTTTGGATCGGGTTGGGCGATTGCAGGCCTGTGTCCTGGCCCTGCCCTGGCCAATCTGGGCAGTTTCAACCC
This DNA window, taken from bacterium (Candidatus Blackallbacteria) CG13_big_fil_rev_8_21_14_2_50_49_14, encodes the following:
- a CDS encoding alkane 1-monooxygenase; translation: MQISLKSNRSLAPLSFGVGYIIPLLVVWGAQQGGVAQFAVPLFVFGLIPVLDLILGHYLHNPSPEESEALLNSLSFRLMTWLQVPIQYALILGGAWLLSHRDWPLWEQIGFTLSVGICTGGLGITLAHELIHKVNRWERFLGQALLLPVCYLHFYIEHLYGHHRRVATPEDPASARLGETVYRFYFRSVLGSWKSAWGIEGQRLKKREQSVWSVKNRMLQYFVYSGGLGLGLTLLWGWTALFFYLGQSLVAFSLLEAVNYVEHYGLERQQIREGVYEGVNIRHSWNANFLLTNCLLFMLQRHSDHHAHQSRRYPVLRQFEESPQLPAGYAGMLLLALIPPLWKGVMDPRVRAYRQQVSGIAPEKSGPSPLGSAG
- a CDS encoding bacitracin ABC transporter ATP-binding protein; the protein is MAPVIETHQLCKRYGKLQAVDKVSMSVEKGEIYGFLGLNGAGKTTLIRILLGLIRPTSGSAFLKGLPVKASQNELWQKIGYLVETPAAYPELSVRDNLEISRRLRGISDAHAVEAVIAQLNLTPYRNQLARHLSLGNAQRLGIAKALIHQPEILILDEPSNGLDPAGMVEIRQLLHQLAYEQGVTVLISSHLLGEIAKFATRIGMIHQGQLLQEFNLHTGTPFQTRKLVIRVREPERARALLASKGFSALLNPTGELEISDPLALEQAEMLNSWLVQADCPPSRLNLEEEDLEAYFLRMIQRWSTA
- a CDS encoding bacitracin ABC transporter permease, which gives rise to MNILYAALWTEGLKIRKAKIFMLSLLAFALIALMLALLVLIARYPEIAGRSSTLEAKASLLGKADWPSFLSLLIQIILSLGTLGFGIITSWVFGREISDRTLKDLLALPTPRATIVLAKLLACAFWGSLLALTLWGVALLAGLAFQIPGWSTARPLETGQIYAKASLLTLLLCTPVAWFASFGRGYLLAISYVILTLVMTQLIAVGAPGLMPYFPWAFPALVSGVAGSAIPPANLWSVLIFVGTVLGGGLGTAGWWQWTDQN
- a CDS encoding asparagine--tRNA ligase, translating into MTVTTIDQIHKYPDQTVTLRGWLYNKRESGKLVFLILRDGTGFIQCVAFKKELDEAVWEAAKTATQESSLIITGSVRQDDRAPYCGYEMGIQGIEIVSKVEGEYPISLKEHGPDFLLEHRHLWLRTPSQMAVMRIRAEVLSASRDFFDERGFTSVDAPIITANACEGTTNLFEIDYFEDKAYLSQTGQLYMEAAALALGKVYCLGPAFRAEKSKTRKHLTEFWMIEPEVAYLTFEENLAMQEEYVAYVVQRVLQKRGQELKILERDLSKLESITAPFPKISYDDAVKLLQEKGSEIQWGDDLGAPDETILGDHFEKPVFVHRFPSAIKAFYMKPDPERPEVALGADLIAPDGYGEIIGGGQRIDDYDLLVQRIQEHDLPMDAFSWYLDLRKYGSVPHGGFGLGIERLTAWISGVEHVRETSPFPRTIYRIQP
- a CDS encoding metal-sensitive transcriptional repressor, encoding MLNMDNPNIELIHRLNRAQGQIEAIKKTLASGDDKDCLKTLRLLKAANNALKKFGEAYVAQHLHECIRSKVSPEEMEKGLQEVVYSAFTL
- a CDS encoding permease — its product is MELIQIFGYVAAVFMGGVLGLIGGGGSILTVPILVYLFKTPPVLATAYSLFIVGLTSIFGMAGYIKARLVNFKVGIIFSIPAMIGVFSSRKFIVPAIPKHLFHLGSVDITKDMAIMGLFAIMMVLASFSMIKSKKEKEDTGHGEVSELKKIVMVSAEGLIVGILTGLVGAGGGFLVIPVLVIFAGLDMKEAVATSLLVISIKSLFGFMGDLGGDRQLDWMFLGGFSVFTIVGALLGTWVSKFVSSEKLKPAFGWFVLVMGIFVLLNTGISGGH
- a CDS encoding Zn-dependent hydrolase, whose product is MIFRQMFDAESWTYTYLIADEETREAALIDSVHEKSERDAKVLQELGLKLKYLLETHVHADHITGVTDLKQTFPGAQSVVSQYGGAPCADIQADDGYVLQLGKSEIKVISTPGHTDGCVSYLVDGKVFTGDTLLIRGCGRTDFQQGDAGKLYDSVTQKLFSLPDETLVYPAHNYIGLEVSSIGEEKRLNPRLAKKSREEFIEIMNNLKLPQPAKIMESVPANLKCGNLAALNT